A stretch of the Cucurbita pepo subsp. pepo cultivar mu-cu-16 chromosome LG16, ASM280686v2, whole genome shotgun sequence genome encodes the following:
- the LOC111777599 gene encoding probable membrane-associated kinase regulator 1 gives MGRSCHGDETWEEQNQIQEQEDEEALSFCDLPLKETQPPLNLNQTPIRSSAAVQTEDFDFNHCPPPLPQPMCAADEVFFQGQILPLRHSFSSENSHNNPFFPRNSSTRSESSDILRFRNGSTSSSSSRSHYSRSSSISNNSISIPTNSKPRPHNNVFHSHPSPTPQIRSHSTSGRRSRSSSRWDFFRLGLLRTPGMELHDLKTRTNSASAAATPAAHTTAGSFLGVVSCKKSVDTVAAAGKKKRSENGKEKEKEKEKERETRVSHRRTFEWVKQLSHASSGDEQ, from the exons ATGGGAAGAAGCTGCCATGGAGATGAAACATGGGAAGAACAGAACCaaatccaagaacaagaagacgaagaagctTTATCTTTCTGTGACCTTCCTCTAAAAGAAACGCAGCCGCCTTTGAATCTAAATCAAACCCCGATCAGATCCTCCGCCGCCGTCCAAACAGAGGACTTTGATTTCAACCACTGCCCTCCGCCACTGCCGCAGCCCATGTGCGCCGCCGATGAGGTCTTCTTCCAAGGCCAAATCCTCCCTCTTCGTCACTCTTTCAGCTCTGAAAATTCCCACAATAACCCCTTCTTTCCTAGAAATTCCTCCACCAG GTCGGAGTCTTCGGATATATTAAGGTTTAGAAATGGAAGCACCAGCAGCAGTAGCAGTAGAAGCCATTATTCCCG aTCATCGAGTATTAGTAATAATTCCATTTCAATTCCGACGAATTCCAAGCCAAGACCACACAACAACGTTTTCCACTCTCACCCTAGTCCGACGCCCCAAATCAGATCCCATTCAACTTCCGGCCGCCGAAGCCGGAGTTCATCCCGGTGGGACTTTTTCCGGCTGGGTCTTCTCCGAACGCCGGGAATGGAACTTCACGACCTCAAAACTCGCACCAACTCCGCCTCGGCCGCAGCCACCCCGGCGGCGCATACAACAGCTGGCTCGTTTCTGGGTGTGGTGAGCTGCAAAAAATCAGTGGATACAGTAGCGGCGGcggggaagaagaaaaggagtgaaaatggaaaggaaaaggaaaaggaaaaggaaaaggaaagggaaaCGAGGGTGTCACATCGTCGAACATTTGAATGGGTAAAGCAGCTCTCGCATGCAAGCTCTGGTGACGAACAATAA